TGCGCAGCGCCCTGGTAGTCGATATCAAGGAGGATATCCTTGCCGGACCGGCTCATTTCCTCGAGCCGGCGGATGCTCGTCCCGTAGTAATTTCCGTGAACCCTGGCCCACTCGGCAAACTCCCCCTCCTCTATTCTCTTCTCGAAGTCGGCAATATCCACGAAATGATAATCGACCCCATCCTTTTCGCCGGCGCGCATGGGCCGGGTCGTGTACGAAACCGAAAGCTGAAGATCGGGACTCGCCTCGAGAAGTGCCTTGCAGAGTGTAGTTTTACCGGCTCCCGATGGAGCCGAAACGACGAAGACAGACCCGGAGTTGGAGCCTGGGGACTGGGGGCTGAGGGCTGGTTTTTTAGGCATCAATATTCTTTCGTAAAGATTTCTGCAAACTTCTAATTCTCTTCCCAAGCCTATCAGCAAGACTCAAGGTTTTATCAGATTCAGATTCCGAAACATAAGCCAGTTTTTCAGCAATTGTCAAATGTGTCTCCAGTTCGGCCAATGACCCGAGGGATATGGCCAGAAAATGAAGAAATTCCTTCGTTGAAGTGCGAGCATGTCCTTCAGCAATATTCAGCAGGTACTGAAACTGATGCCCTTTGCATTTGACTACAAAGAGCGTAGCGCTCCTGATTTGGGAACTGTTTGGTCAATCTGTAAATTTGCATGACAAGATCGATTCCTTCGCTCCATACTTCCAGATCACGATAAGATTTCATGACTCCCCCCAAGAAGTAGAATAAATATATCTGTTGAATTTAACAAGATCCCAGCCCCTATACTCTAATAACGGCCTTATTCAATGTTCTGAATCTGTTCACGCACTTTTTCCAGCTCGGCTTTGGCGGCAACAACGAGCTGAGTCAGGTCGGCATCATTCGATTTCGAACCCATGGTATTCGCCTCGCGGTTCAGTTCCTGGGCAATGAAATCCATCTTGCGCCCGATCGGTTCATCGGAATCAAGAAGTGCTTCATACTGATCAAGATGACTGGAAAAACGGGCCAGTTCTTCGCTGATATCACAGCGATCAGCAAAAATTGCTATTTCCTGGGCGACACGCTGGGGATCGACGGCAACATCATCCGGCAATCGGGCGAGTCGTTCTTTCAGTTTTTCCTGCCACTCGTTAACAACCAGCGGTGCCCGGCCAGAAATATCCGCGAGCAGGCCTCTCAGATTACCGAGACGCATGGCAACATCAGCCTTCATCGCCTCACCCTCAGTCTGCCGCATCTGCTGCATAGCATCAAGGGCTGTTGCAAGTGCCTGCATGGTCAATTCCGGTAGTACCGAATCCTCGACTGAAATTTCCTTGACGCCTATAACGTCCTTCTGCCCGACCAAAAGCTCGAGCGGAATCTCGGTTGAAAGCCCATATTTTTCGGTCAGTGACTTGAATATTTCAACGTAAGAATCGGCCACCGCAAAATTGACTTCCGGAGCGCCCCCCGCAGCATCGTCCTGGCCCACCTGAACAAAAAGATCGACCTTGCCACGATTGACCACTTCCGACACCCGCTTCCTGATACCATTTTCGAGAGGCAACATAAAACGCGGAGCCTTCAGGGAGATATCACTGAAACGGTGATTAACGCTGCGGGCTTCCACTGATACTGAAAAACCGCCGCCCTCGGCTTCACCCTTGCCATATCCGGTCATACTTTTAAGCATAAAAATCCTTCACACTATGATTGTAGAGTGTTATCCAAGATATTCTCAGTCGCATCAATAAGCGTATCAAACGTCAATAAATCTTCGTCAGCCAAGTCAAGGAGCTGCTCGCTTCCGTAGCCGGTCCGAACCAGCATCGGAGTACACCCGGACGCACGGGCCGCATCAATATCGGCCATCTTGTCGCCGACCAGATATGAGCACTTCAAATCGACTCCGAGCTCATCAGCTGCCTGGGTAATCATTCCGGGCGCCGGCTTGCGACAGGCACAATCTATCCGATATTGGCCCTTACCCTCGGTTGGATGATGCGGGCAGACGTAAAATGCGTCGATTGCGGTCCCGATAGCAGCTAACTCTTTCTGGATATGCTGGTGCAGCCTTGTCACAGCCTCAAGCGAATAATAGCCGCGACCAATGCCGGACTGATTGGTGATGACAATGACCAGAAAACCGGCATCCTTCAGCCTCCGGATCGATTCCGGTGCTCCGGCAATAAACTCGAAGTCCTCAATTTTGTAAAGATAATGTTTCTCGACGTTAATTGTCCCGTCACGATCGAGGAACACTGCTGGTCTCAATGGCCGGCAATGTGGACTATTCATGCCCATATTGATCAAGGACTTTTTTTATAATATTGGTCGTCGACTTGCCCTCTTCAAAGGTGACCAACTCAACCCGGCCACCGTAGCTCTCGACAACATCCCTGCCGACAACATCTTCTACTGCGTAATCTTCACCCTTTGCCAGAATATCAGGCTTGATCGCGGCGATCAGCTCGTAAGGCGTATCTTCACTGAAGAGTACGACATGGTCAATACAGTCGAGTGCGGCCAGAATATGAGCTCGTTCATCTTCACAGATCAGGGGACGGTTCTTACCTTTGAGGCGTCGGATCGATTCATCAGAATTGAGACCAAGGACCAGCAGATCACCTAGTTTGCGTGCTTTTTGCAGATATTTGACATGGCCAACATGCAGCAGATCGAAGCAACCGTTGGTAAAGACGATTTTGCGCCCACCGGCCCGTTCCTGTTCGAGTATTTTAGCCAGAGCCGGAAGACCCTTGATCTTGCGATCTGAATCGGTGTGCCGTTGTCCGGCCGCTTCGAGAATTTCATCGGGTGATACCGTGGAAGCCCCGACCTTGCCGACGACGATGCCGGCAGCGACGTTGGCCAACCACGCCGCATCAGCAATATTCAGACCTGCGGCCAGACCGACCCCGAGAAGGGTCATCACCGTGTCACCGGCACCGGTCACATCATAGACCTCGCGCGCTTCGGCTGGCAGGTGAACCGCATCTCCCTCCGCCGAGAAGATACTGATCCCCTCTTCGCTTCGGGTCAAGGCCAGGTATTCAAGATCGAGATCTTGAATCAGTTGCTGTCCGGTGGCGAGGATCTCGCCTTCATCGGCCAGCGAACATCCGGTCGCCAGCATCAGTTCCTTGCGATTCGGGGTCAAAAGTGTCGCACCTCGATATCGGGAAAAGTCATGCCCCTTGGGGTCGACGATAACCGGCAGTTTTTTTTGCCGGCAGTGTGAAATAATTTCTGACAGAACCTTGGCGCTTAGCACACCCTTCTGATAATCGGAGAGCAACACCAGATCGACGTTATCGATTCTGTCAGCAACAACCTCGATCAGGGCGCTCTCGGAACCGGTATCAATCGCATCGCGGCTTTCACTGTCGATCCTAACGATCTGCTGATTGCTCGCCAGAACCCGGGTTTTGCGGCTGGTCAGCCGTCCGGCTTCGGTCAACACACCGGAGTCATCGAGTTCGCGCAAGGCCAGACGCTTGCGCAACAGACCTGCGTTATCGTCATCTCCAATAACGCTCGCCACCGAAACCTGGCAGCCGAGAGCGCGCAGGTTATTGACAACATTGCCGGCACCACCAAGCCGCAGATCACTCCGTTTCAAATCGATGACCTGAACCGGCGCTTCGGGGGAAATCCGTTCGGCGCTCCCCCACAGGTACTCGTCCAGCATCAGGTCGCCAACGACCAGAACCCGTAAAGAGGATAGTTTTTCAATCAAGGATTCAACATCGACTCGCTTCATAATCCTGCCTGTTCAATTTTTACCGGAGAAAGCCTGATCGACGATCCGGCAGAGCAGATGGACAAGAACGCCATGGGCTTCCTGAATATGGGGCGTCTGCTGCACCGCAACGATCAGTGGCAGATCAACCGCTGCGGCGATATCGCCACCGTCGCGGCCGAGCAGGCCGATGGTCCGGCACCCGTTTCCCCTTGCTGTTTTAACAGCCTGCAGCACATTCGGTGAATGGCCGCTGGTCGAGATGCCGATCACCACATCACCCTTGACCGCCAAAGCCTCGACCTGACGGGCAAAGACTGCCTCGTAACCGAAATCGTTACTGACTGCCGTCAGAATCGAGGAGTCGGTGGTCAGCGCCAGCGCCGGCAGTCCTGAGCGTTCAGCCTCAAAGCGCCCGACCAGTTCGGCTGCCAGGTGTTGGGCATCGGCCGCGGAGCCGCCATTGCCCATGACGAGAATTTTATGACCCTGCCTGAGGGTATCGACCAGCAACTTTCCGGCGCGGTCGATGTTATCGGCCATACCCTCAATCAGTCCGATCGCCTGGTTGTGTCCGGCAAGATACTGCTGAACTGTTTGATTCATATCCAAGCCTGCCCCCGACCGATTCCGTAGTAAGTGAAGCCTTCTTGTGCCATATAAGCCGGATCATAGATATTCCGACCATCGAAAATATTCGGTTGACGCATCGACTCTTTCATCCTGGCCAGGTCTGGACTGCGGAAATTTTTCCATTCGGTCAACACGGCCAGTGCATCGGCCCCCTGCAGGGCCGCATAATCTGATTCGACCAGGCTCAATTCAGGCCGGTCTCCGTAGATGCGGGCGGTCTCTTCCATAGCTTCTGGATCGTAGGCGCGAACCGTCGCTCCGGCCTGCCATAACTGCTCCATCAGGACCCGGCTCGGGGCTTCACGCATATCGTCGGTATTCGGCTTGAACGAAAGCCCCCACAGAGCTATCACTTTTCCGTTCAGGTCTCCTTTGAAATGAGCCTTGATCTTTTTGAAAAGGAGTTCCTTCTGCTCGGCATTGACCTGTTCGACAGCTTTCAGCAAATGAGCGTCATAATTATTCTGCGCGGCGGTTCGTCCGAGTGCTTGAACATCCTTGGGAAAACAGGAACCGCCATAGCCGGCGCCAGGATAGATAAACGAATAGCCGATGCGCGAATCGGAACCGATCCCCTGTCGCACCATTTCGATATCGGCCCCCACCCGCTCGGCGATGTTGGCGAGTTCGTTCATGAAACTGATTTTGGTTGCCAGCATCGCGTTCGAGGCGTACTTGGTCAATTCAGCCGAGCGGACATCCATGACCAGCATCCGGTCATGGTTCCGGTTGAACGGGGCATAAAGGGTCTTGAGCAGTTCGGCCGTCCGCGGGTTGTCGGTGCCGACAATAATCCGGTCCGGCTTCATGAAGTCGCCGATGGCATCCCCTTCCTTGAGAAATTCGGGATTGGAGACGACATCGAAATCGACACTCAGGCTTCGGGCATCGAGTTCCTGTCTGATGACCGCATCGACGGTATCGGCTGTTCCGACCGGAACGGTCGACTTGTCGACGATGATCCGGTAATCGGTCAGACGTTCGCCGATACTTTTGGCGACCGCCTTTACATACTGCAGATCAGCAGAGCCATCTTCATCCGGCGGTGTCCCGACGGCAATAAACTGGAACAGTCCGTGCTCGACCGCGGCATCGATATCGGTCGTGAAGGTGATACGACCGGCCTTCATGTTCTCTCCGATCATGTCCGACAGACCCGGCTCGTAGATCGGCACATCGCCGCGATTCAGCATCTCGATCTTGGCGGTGTCGACATCGACACAGAGGACATCGTTACCAGCATCGGCCAGGCAGGCCCCGGTGACCAGACCGACATAACCGGAACCAAAAATCGTAATCTTCAAAATCCAATCTCCGTACTAATAATTATTTTGGCAAACGGCATAAAGGTGTTAAATATACTACGAATTTTAATTGTCCACAACTTAAAGACATAAAGAAAACGTCCGTTGACAGGATTGACAATTAGCCTCTTGTTCCTTATGATTCGGACGCATTTAACCTTATCAATTAAGTGACAATTATGAAAATACTCAGCCTGACCGATACATATGATCGACCAGAAACTGAAATATACATCAGTTTAAAAAAATCCGGAATTGATATTGAGCTGCTCGTCCGACCAGAACCAGAGTATCCAAGAGTTCAAGAGGCAGGAATTAAGACAACTGACTTTTATGTCAATGGTCGATTTGACCTGAAGGCAATTATGGCACTCCGCAGGATTTTAAAAAAAGAAAAATACGACATCCTCCACGTCTGGAACAATCGGGCGGCATCGGTCGGAGTGCTTGCATCAATTGGCTTACCTGTAAAAATCATTGACTATCGGGGAATTGTAGGAAACGTCAGTTTTTTCAGTCCCAATTCCTGGATAACTTACTTCAACCCCAAAGTTAAAAAAGTTGTTTGCGTCGCCGATGCTATTCGTCGTTATTTTGTTCAAATGAACTTTCTCGGATTTAAGCTAAACCCGGAAAAGTTCAAGACCATCTACAAAGGCCACGACCAAAGTTGGTACACAAAAGATCCCGTTGATTTGAAACAATTCGGGATTCCTCAAGGATCCTTTGTCGTCGGATTCGCTGGCAGGGACCGACCGCGAAAAGGAATCGAAAATTTGGTTGAAGCCGTCAATCTACTTCCGGAGGATGTGGACATTCATCTTCTCCTGGTCGGTAAAATTCACCGCAGATCACTTTTGAAATTGATTGAGAGCAGCCCGCGTCGAGACAGTATTCACCTGGCAGGGTATCGCAATGACGCACCGGAAATCGCTGCAGCCTGCAGTACTTTTGCCTTGCCATCACTTAAAGGTGAAGGGTTTCCGCGCGCCGTGGTCGAAGCAATGTCCTACGGAACAGTCCCTATCGTCAGTGACCGAGGAGGCAATCCAGAATTACCCGTTGACGGCGTAAGTGGCTTTATCATTCCGGGAGGAAATTCAAAGGGGATGGCTGAGGCGATATTGAAACTTTACCACGACCCTGAATTGAGAAAAAAAATGGGAGCGGCCGCACGTCAGAGAATCATTGATAATTTCAACCATCAAAAAACTGTTGAAATCACAATTGATCTGTACAAAGAGGTTGTTTCGATGTGAGCGCTCTTTTCACCCATTTTCATAACCGGTCAGTAAAGCGTCCCAGTCATTTGGCCTGATATTAAGCTTTGGATTCTCATCTGCCAATTTATTCAAGGAACGTAACAATCGTTTTAGATTGGTATCTTGCCAGCGACCCGGTGCCCGTATCTCCCCTTTGTCGAAATCAAGGATATAAATATCCTGTTGACGGTCCAGCATGATGTTATGCGCATTGAGGTCAGCGTGATAAACACCACGCTGATGGAACCGTGCAACGCAGCGACCAATTTCGGCCCAGACCGCATCCGGTAGCGGACCTTGCGAAAGCGTCTCGGCCAGGGTCCGGGTTTCCGGAAGATATTCGGTGATCAGGGCCGCCCGGTAATACCCGCAACCGGGCCAGTAAGATGCGGCAACAGGACGCGGTACGGGGAATCCTTCCCGGAAAAGTTGATGCAGCAACTGCCATTCGGACCAGGAACGACATTTCTCACGATTCAAACCGAAATATTGATCATTGAGAACTTTACTGACCAGGCCGCCTCGACGATAATGGCGCAAGACCCAGGTCCGGTCCGGGAAACGGATGATACAGCTGGCACCACGACCACCAGTCGTCGCACCAATAACTCCTTGACCTTTGAGGCGTTCAACGTTAAAAAGGTCGGCCGATGGCGATTCGCACAATTCAGGATCGAACAGAATGTGGAACTGACCATCAATAACTATTTGAGGTTCGCTGCTTAATGACAATTTCCCTACCCTCTCCACCTGAAAGCATCTGCATTCTCAGGCTGTCGGCGCTCGGCGATGTCAGCCATGTCCTGCCGACCTTGAGGACCCTGCAGAAGACCTGGCCGGACTGTCGAATCACCTGGGTGATCGGTAAAACCGAACATGCACTGGTCGGTGACATCCCGGAAGTGGAGTTCATTGTCTTTGACAAAAGTAAAGGGGTCAAGGCTTATCTGCAACTCGCCAAGGATTTAAAAAGGCGCGAGTTTGACATTCTTCTGCACATGCAGGTCGCTCTGCGCGCCAGCCTGGCCAGCCTGCTGATCAAGGCACCGATCCGTCTCGGCTTCGACAAGTTCCGGGCCCGCAACGGCCAGGCCCTCTTCACCAATCACCAGATCGCAGCGGTTGAAAAGCAGCACGTTCTCGACAGCTTCCTCGAATTCCCGAAAGCGCTCGGCATTGAAGAGGCTGTCCTGGAATGGAATATTCCGATCCCGGAGCAGGCAGAACAAAAGGCAGCCGACCTGCTTCCGGCCGACAAGAAGATACTTGCCATCAACCCCTGCACCAGCAACCGCGCCCGCAACTGGCGCAACTGGAGCGTCGAGAATTACGCCTCGATCATCGGGCATGTCTTTGAGAAATACGGGATGATCACTGTGCTGACCGGCGGGCCTTCTAAAATGGAGGTTGATTACGCCGAAAGGATTGAAAGAGCGTCACGGCACAAGCCGATCAACCTGGTCGGAAAAACATCGGTCAAGGAACTACTGGCCGTGCTCAAACGGTCAGACCTGATGATCTCACCCGATACCGGCCCGGCCCACATGGCCAACGCTGTCGGCACCCCGGTTGTCGGCCTGTATGCGACCTCAAATCCTTATCGGACCGGGCCCTATAATTCGCTAGATATTACAATCAATAAGTATCCGGAAGCGCTAGATAAAGAGTCTGGCAAGTCGGTGGAAGATGTGCGTTGGGGGAAGCGGGTACGAAACCCGGAAGCGATGGAATTAATATCAAATAAGGATGTTATTTCAAATCTGAATAATATAGTTTTTAAAAATCAAACCGACGAAAATATTTCATAATATTTTTCTGCAGCGAATTTTTCGCTGAATTTATGATCGAGTAGAGAAATATATTTTTGCGGTTCACATAATGCGTCCTGGATTGCCTCGGTCAGTGCCTCTTCTTCAAGTGGAACAAGTGAAGGGGAATCCCCTCCTACAATCTCTTCTATTCCGCCCGGACAGTTTGTTGCAACAACTGGCACCCCCAAACTAGCTCCTTCCAAAACAACTGTAGGCAATGCTTCAAAATCGGAGGAAAGAACCAATAGACTTGCATTTTTTATGTAAGGATACGGGTTTTTCTGGAATCCGGCAAAAACGACTCTACCTTTAAGCCCCATATCCTGAGCCATTTCAAAGACACTTGACTGCAACTTACCCTCCCCAAGTAATACTAGTTTGGCGCAGGAATTGATTTTTGCGAAAGCTTTAAGCAACCTGTCATGTCTCTTTTCACGATTAAAGCGCCCTAAATGAAGAATGTACTTGCCTTCAATATTGATTTCATCCTTCTCAGCAAGTTTGAGCAGTTCATCTTGATTAATCGGATTGTAGATCACATATTTTGGAACATTCGACTTGAAATTTTCGCAAAAACTTTTGCATGCCCCCTGTGAAACAAAAACCAAAGGATGAGATCCATAAACGTTTTCCAGGTTTTTTTGAATAAAGAACTTTCTGATGATGTTTTTTCCCGAAAGTAATGATTCTCCATAGACACTGTGAATGATGTGAATGACGTTATGTCGACTTTTCGACATAACCTTATCAGCAAACATCATATTGGAGAGAACGATACAACCCTTCCCAAAATTATTCTCAATATAATCATCTACAGCAAAACAAATTTTCTTTCTGTAGGTAAGTCTTTTAAAACCTTTTTTACTGACTTTCTGAACTTCGTTAAGATAGTGAATCCGGCAGCCAGGATCTACTTCATGGGAAACACCCGAACTCAGCGTCACGATATGGCATTCATAGTCGAGATGCGATTCAAATACTTTATATAAATTCAGGACAGCCTTTTCCGCTCCCCCGCCGCTGAGATCAGGTAATACAAATATAATTTTCTTCATAGCCCGACATTCTTGACCAAAGTATGAAAAACCCTTTCATCCAGAGCCTTTTCACTTGCGCGCCAGTTATCAAAAACCTCGGCCATCCTTTCAGATTCATCATCCGCGATCAGTGTGAGTCGATTACAGAACTTCTCAAATCCCATCCCGGCAGTTGAATAAACCGAAATAATGTTGCATTTCGATTCGTTTCCAAAAATCAGCAACTCAAGAGGGATTTTACTTTCAACCATTTGCAAATCTGGAAAGGCTTCCTGATATCGGTTCATACTTTCACGTGGATGAACCTTGAAGGCAGGGCTAATTCCCTGGTTTTTCAAGAATTCAACAACCTTTCCATAAATCACCAGATCAAAATTTGAACCAGTTAAGTTGCCTGCTGTGATCGGTTGTGTTGCGATAATATAGAGGGTGCCTTCTTTTATGGCATCAGATTTCAAACCGAAAAATGAACTGCAAATACCGGAAACACGGGCAGGATTCAGGAAGTTAATTTTTTCCGTTTTTTCCCGGATTGCATCGGGAGCATTTTCAGGATTCAACAGATATATACGCTTACATCTTTTATCGTCTCCGATATAACGCTTTTTAAGTTTATGGCCGGTTAAAAAACGCCAAGTAGATTCCAAAGGTTTAAGTTGGACACCCGAGTAGTTAGAGATACCATCTTCGATTACCTCGTAATCGCGAAAGGCAAGCCTGAAAAGACGGGCAACCCTGCTTCTATCGTTGAAGAGAACCAATTTACTCGGCAACTGAGTCAAGCACAACTCTTGCGACAATGTGTTCAACAACCATTTCCGGTATCGTGAACGAAATGAAGAATTTGTTTTGATATTTAGAGAAGCCAGGAGGCGAAAGAAATGACCGACTGGGCTACCATCTACTAGTTTACGAATATTGTTACGATAAATAAAGTTGACCTGAACGTTTCGAGGCAACACTTTTTTATTGAATATCGAGGGATCAATATGCTGCTGATCAACAATCATCAATATGATGCTATTCACATCAGATTCTTCTGCAGCCCTCAATACTGAAAACATTAAATTTCGTATTGTAGAACAAATATAAAGGTTCATCATCAACCTGACTATATGATTCCATCGTGCTTAAACACTGTATTGAAATACCTGCAATCCTGTTCTGAAAACTCATATCCTTTTTGACAATATCCTGCAATAAAACACACCTTCAGAGTTCACCGATCAACAGAGGACCGATGCCAGTCTAATGCCTAACAAAAAACAGATACATTTCACTGCCATTTTTTTCAGATTTATTACTTGCCCACTCTTGACGTGCTTTTCGTTTCCAATAAATATCAACTGGCCCAGAAAACAGGTATAACGGTGAAATCAAGAAAAGCAGAAGATAGTGTCTCGTCTTTTTATCGTTTTTATTTAATAATTTCCTAATCTTCCTGGCGGGCGACCGCAGTTTATTAATCAAAAGTAAGCGTTTTCTTTCTTGCATCAATTGTTTTTTGGATGCGGCATCTTTTGCATTAGAAATATCTAAAAACTTGCGCACAAACTTTGAACTGGAGTCGGTAATCCATTCAATTGCACCAAAATACTGATTTGCATAATATTCTTTTTCAAGCTTGTAATTTCCCGGTCGACACAAGGCCTCAAATTGGTTTGTTGTAAGCCTGCGAAGATGTCCTTCATCTTCAAAAAAGAACCTGTTACCCAATTCCGGATTAATTCCATCATTGCGCAATAAACATATTCTATGTTCATAACTCCCAACATTGCCGCAGGGCAAAATATGAAACATAAAGCATTCCGGTTTCATAAACCCATTCATAAGTGAGAACACTTCTTCAAGGTCATAAACATGCTCGAAAACATGGTTGGAAAAAACAAAATCAAAGTAATCGTGATAATTCACTGACTCGTGTGATTTGAAAAAATTGCATTCGGGAAATCTCTTCCTGGCATTATTAACTGCCTCATCACTAATGTCAGTGCCAAACAAAGTCCACCCAGGAAGGGCCTGGAGCACAATATTTGTTAAGACACCATTACCGCATCCGAAATCGAGTGCTTTCCCGGTTTCAGGAAGATCTAAAGACTGTATTATTTCAGTTATTCTGGCCTTTCGCTCAACGGGCCACTCTCTTAAATAACCCTGTTCATACCGGGCATCATAAAATTTTTTAGACTGGTCTTGATTATTAATATTTGGAGTATCGAGTCCAGACATAACATTCCTTTATTGCTTTAAAAATTTTCAGTCGCGGCCAAACTATAATCTACAGTTAATGTTAACGTTGATTAAAATCTCAACATGTAGGTACTGATATTTTAGTAAAATGCAATAATTCAGCTATTGGGAACCAACAGCCACTCAGCTGGACAAAGATCTGATGTATCTAAATGAGACACATTAAACCAACGCTCCGGACGAACAACTATTTTATCAGGATTCCTTCCCAACCAAGCCCCCCACCAACTAAACGAACTATTTGCGATAATATGATGTTTACAATGCGCCATAAGAAACAAATCCTTGTATCCCATGTCATGGTTGTGATCGACATAAAATCCCTGGCCCTTTACTTTAATGTTTTGCTTAACCCACTCAATATCATCAGAAAAAAAACAATAGCATGGTGTCTCTATTGAATCTTCAATCGCCTGAAACGCACGTCTGTAATATTCTAAAGTGCAATGCCCATGCGCTTCAGCAATTTTCGGAGCTGTTACATAATCACCACGACGAACATGGACAGAAACCACATCAAGATTCCTGAATTCATCAATCAGATCCTGATTTATTTTACCGACAGGTTCTCTCGGAGAAAAGTCATTCAACAATTGAGGACGAATGTCTTTGAAATATTTTTCTGACTGCCAATAACCTTGCAGATAACTATTATTTCTTGCAGATAAAGCCTGTGGCTGAAAAGCAAATCCACGTTCTTTTATTAGATTGGGCGCTTTCAGAGAGAAACCTAATTTTCTTTTTGTTTTTGCAAGATTAAATTTAACCCCTCCGACTTCCTGAAACAATTCCATGAAAATATCTTGCGAAGTTCCTGTAGATGCGTCAATTGAGAAATGTTTCAGCTCATATTCCCTGAAGGTTGTATTAGGTATTTCAACACCGAGAGCAGAAGTATCAAGC
The Desulfuromonas sp. genome window above contains:
- a CDS encoding UDP-glucose 6-dehydrogenase yields the protein MKITIFGSGYVGLVTGACLADAGNDVLCVDVDTAKIEMLNRGDVPIYEPGLSDMIGENMKAGRITFTTDIDAAVEHGLFQFIAVGTPPDEDGSADLQYVKAVAKSIGERLTDYRIIVDKSTVPVGTADTVDAVIRQELDARSLSVDFDVVSNPEFLKEGDAIGDFMKPDRIIVGTDNPRTAELLKTLYAPFNRNHDRMLVMDVRSAELTKYASNAMLATKISFMNELANIAERVGADIEMVRQGIGSDSRIGYSFIYPGAGYGGSCFPKDVQALGRTAAQNNYDAHLLKAVEQVNAEQKELLFKKIKAHFKGDLNGKVIALWGLSFKPNTDDMREAPSRVLMEQLWQAGATVRAYDPEAMEETARIYGDRPELSLVESDYAALQGADALAVLTEWKNFRSPDLARMKESMRQPNIFDGRNIYDPAYMAQEGFTYYGIGRGQAWI
- a CDS encoding glycosyltransferase family 1 protein, producing MKILSLTDTYDRPETEIYISLKKSGIDIELLVRPEPEYPRVQEAGIKTTDFYVNGRFDLKAIMALRRILKKEKYDILHVWNNRAASVGVLASIGLPVKIIDYRGIVGNVSFFSPNSWITYFNPKVKKVVCVADAIRRYFVQMNFLGFKLNPEKFKTIYKGHDQSWYTKDPVDLKQFGIPQGSFVVGFAGRDRPRKGIENLVEAVNLLPEDVDIHLLLVGKIHRRSLLKLIESSPRRDSIHLAGYRNDAPEIAAACSTFALPSLKGEGFPRAVVEAMSYGTVPIVSDRGGNPELPVDGVSGFIIPGGNSKGMAEAILKLYHDPELRKKMGAAARQRIIDNFNHQKTVEITIDLYKEVVSM
- a CDS encoding YicC family protein; translated protein: MLKSMTGYGKGEAEGGGFSVSVEARSVNHRFSDISLKAPRFMLPLENGIRKRVSEVVNRGKVDLFVQVGQDDAAGGAPEVNFAVADSYVEIFKSLTEKYGLSTEIPLELLVGQKDVIGVKEISVEDSVLPELTMQALATALDAMQQMRQTEGEAMKADVAMRLGNLRGLLADISGRAPLVVNEWQEKLKERLARLPDDVAVDPQRVAQEIAIFADRCDISEELARFSSHLDQYEALLDSDEPIGRKMDFIAQELNREANTMGSKSNDADLTQLVVAAKAELEKVREQIQNIE
- a CDS encoding 3-deoxy-D-manno-octulosonic acid kinase: MERVGKLSLSSEPQIVIDGQFHILFDPELCESPSADLFNVERLKGQGVIGATTGGRGASCIIRFPDRTWVLRHYRRGGLVSKVLNDQYFGLNREKCRSWSEWQLLHQLFREGFPVPRPVAASYWPGCGYYRAALITEYLPETRTLAETLSQGPLPDAVWAEIGRCVARFHQRGVYHADLNAHNIMLDRQQDIYILDFDKGEIRAPGRWQDTNLKRLLRSLNKLADENPKLNIRPNDWDALLTGYENG
- a CDS encoding guanylate kinase, whose amino-acid sequence is MPKKPALSPQSPGSNSGSVFVVSAPSGAGKTTLCKALLEASPDLQLSVSYTTRPMRAGEKDGVDYHFVDIADFEKRIEEGEFAEWARVHGNYYGTSIRRLEEMSRSGKDILLDIDYQGAAQLKKCLDNGVYIFIMPPDFAVLQQRLEKRNSDPEEVIIRRIENARQEVLEAKWYDYIVVNDNFDFALQQLKAILSAESCRTTLILPAMQDMLN
- a CDS encoding D-glycero-beta-D-manno-heptose-1,7-bisphosphate 7-phosphatase; amino-acid sequence: MNSPHCRPLRPAVFLDRDGTINVEKHYLYKIEDFEFIAGAPESIRRLKDAGFLVIVITNQSGIGRGYYSLEAVTRLHQHIQKELAAIGTAIDAFYVCPHHPTEGKGQYRIDCACRKPAPGMITQAADELGVDLKCSYLVGDKMADIDAARASGCTPMLVRTGYGSEQLLDLADEDLLTFDTLIDATENILDNTLQS
- a CDS encoding bifunctional heptose 7-phosphate kinase/heptose 1-phosphate adenyltransferase, which gives rise to MKRVDVESLIEKLSSLRVLVVGDLMLDEYLWGSAERISPEAPVQVIDLKRSDLRLGGAGNVVNNLRALGCQVSVASVIGDDDNAGLLRKRLALRELDDSGVLTEAGRLTSRKTRVLASNQQIVRIDSESRDAIDTGSESALIEVVADRIDNVDLVLLSDYQKGVLSAKVLSEIISHCRQKKLPVIVDPKGHDFSRYRGATLLTPNRKELMLATGCSLADEGEILATGQQLIQDLDLEYLALTRSEEGISIFSAEGDAVHLPAEAREVYDVTGAGDTVMTLLGVGLAAGLNIADAAWLANVAAGIVVGKVGASTVSPDEILEAAGQRHTDSDRKIKGLPALAKILEQERAGGRKIVFTNGCFDLLHVGHVKYLQKARKLGDLLVLGLNSDESIRRLKGKNRPLICEDERAHILAALDCIDHVVLFSEDTPYELIAAIKPDILAKGEDYAVEDVVGRDVVESYGGRVELVTFEEGKSTTNIIKKVLDQYGHE
- a CDS encoding phosphoheptose isomerase (catalyzes the isomerization of sedoheptulose 7-phosphate to D-glycero-D-manno-heptose 7-phosphate), whose translation is MNQTVQQYLAGHNQAIGLIEGMADNIDRAGKLLVDTLRQGHKILVMGNGGSAADAQHLAAELVGRFEAERSGLPALALTTDSSILTAVSNDFGYEAVFARQVEALAVKGDVVIGISTSGHSPNVLQAVKTARGNGCRTIGLLGRDGGDIAAAVDLPLIVAVQQTPHIQEAHGVLVHLLCRIVDQAFSGKN